Proteins co-encoded in one Natronorubrum daqingense genomic window:
- a CDS encoding acyl-CoA thioesterase, with the protein MTDLMETLVENREMVQPNHANMLETAHGGNVMKWMDEVGAMSAMRFSGENCVTARVNRMNFERPIAVGDTAFITAYVYDAGTSSVKVRLVTEREDLRTREREQTTESYFVYVAIDEDNEPTSVPELTVSSEEGEQRRTLALEGENGDS; encoded by the coding sequence ATGACCGATCTCATGGAGACGCTCGTGGAGAATCGCGAAATGGTTCAACCCAACCACGCGAACATGCTCGAGACGGCCCACGGTGGGAACGTGATGAAGTGGATGGACGAAGTGGGTGCGATGTCCGCGATGCGATTTTCCGGAGAGAACTGCGTCACCGCTCGCGTCAACCGGATGAACTTCGAGCGACCGATCGCGGTCGGCGACACGGCGTTCATCACGGCCTACGTCTACGACGCCGGGACCTCGAGCGTGAAGGTTCGACTGGTAACCGAACGGGAGGACCTCCGGACGCGAGAGCGAGAGCAGACGACCGAATCCTACTTCGTCTACGTCGCCATCGACGAGGACAACGAGCCGACGTCCGTCCCGGAGTTGACGGTATCCAGTGAGGAGGGTGAACAGCGTCGAACGCTCGCGCTCGAGGGCGAGAACGGCGATTCCTGA
- a CDS encoding TraB/GumN family protein produces MSDVGDADVPDPPEPSADEEGSVHVLGTAHVSQASVDEVHETVDREEPDVVAVELDESRYRQMQGGTPDDIEAKDLLSGNTVFQFLAYWMLSYVQSRLGERFDIEPGSDMRAAIEAAERNESGVALVDRDIQITIQRFWRRLSIVEKLKMIGGLALGVTNPRTIGLAFGAAIGLFVGFVFAAFLSPLFGLGDMLLLGITDAGTLQYAGALIGGGVGGALLGMLFLPSLGSSDSSGAIDGFTIRLLAGVILGIGGCLALVATETFVGPFSAGAFESTGTYAIRGTVGVVAGVGIGVAVGALLGIILDALSGDVEDIEEVDIEEMTDGDVVRAMMEEFRQFSPRGANALIDERDAYIANHLQKLKAQGYDVVAVVGAGHKAGIERHLENPSEIPTLESISGTASGRRFSPLKILGYLIMLGFIGFFFLLIMAGVQDTFLLQLFGAWFLFNGFFAFTLARLAGARWSSAGVGGSVAWLTSINPLLAPGWFAGYVELKHRPVNVGDIQRLNNIIGDTERPLEDALSEMFDVPLFRLIMIVALTNIGSMIATLLFPVAVLPWLAPEIGGVDALMGELLNGAENTLELLRNLLT; encoded by the coding sequence ATGAGCGATGTAGGCGACGCCGACGTGCCGGACCCCCCGGAGCCATCGGCGGACGAAGAGGGCTCCGTCCACGTTCTCGGGACGGCACACGTTTCACAGGCGAGCGTCGACGAAGTCCACGAAACGGTCGATCGCGAAGAACCAGACGTCGTCGCCGTCGAACTCGACGAGAGTCGCTACCGCCAGATGCAAGGCGGCACACCCGACGACATCGAGGCGAAGGATCTTCTCTCGGGCAATACGGTCTTTCAATTTCTGGCGTACTGGATGCTCTCGTACGTCCAGTCGCGACTCGGCGAGCGCTTCGATATCGAACCCGGGTCGGATATGCGAGCGGCAATCGAGGCTGCCGAACGCAACGAAAGCGGCGTCGCACTCGTCGACCGGGACATTCAGATCACTATCCAGCGCTTCTGGCGACGGTTGTCCATCGTCGAGAAGCTAAAGATGATCGGCGGGTTGGCTCTCGGCGTCACCAACCCACGGACCATCGGACTTGCATTCGGTGCAGCCATCGGTCTCTTCGTCGGCTTCGTCTTCGCTGCGTTTCTCTCACCGCTGTTCGGGCTGGGAGACATGCTATTGCTCGGCATCACCGACGCCGGCACACTCCAGTACGCTGGTGCCCTGATCGGCGGCGGCGTCGGTGGCGCACTCCTCGGAATGCTCTTCTTACCCTCGCTCGGCTCGAGCGACTCGAGTGGTGCGATCGACGGCTTCACGATCCGACTCCTCGCCGGGGTCATCCTCGGGATCGGCGGCTGTCTCGCCCTCGTCGCGACCGAGACGTTCGTCGGTCCGTTCTCGGCGGGTGCCTTCGAGAGCACCGGCACCTACGCGATCCGCGGCACGGTCGGCGTCGTCGCTGGAGTCGGAATCGGCGTTGCAGTCGGTGCACTCCTCGGCATCATTCTCGACGCGCTCAGCGGTGACGTCGAAGACATCGAGGAAGTCGACATCGAGGAGATGACCGACGGCGACGTCGTCAGAGCGATGATGGAAGAGTTCCGCCAGTTCAGTCCACGCGGCGCGAACGCCCTGATCGACGAACGCGACGCCTACATCGCGAATCATCTGCAGAAACTCAAGGCGCAGGGCTACGACGTCGTCGCCGTCGTCGGTGCCGGACACAAAGCCGGTATCGAGCGACACCTCGAGAATCCCTCCGAGATCCCGACACTCGAGTCGATCTCCGGCACCGCGTCTGGCCGTCGGTTCTCACCGCTGAAGATTCTGGGCTACCTGATCATGCTCGGCTTCATCGGGTTCTTCTTCCTGCTCATCATGGCCGGCGTCCAGGACACGTTCCTGTTGCAACTCTTCGGCGCGTGGTTCCTGTTCAACGGCTTCTTCGCGTTCACGCTCGCCAGACTCGCGGGTGCCCGGTGGTCGAGTGCCGGCGTCGGTGGCTCCGTCGCCTGGCTCACCAGCATCAACCCGCTTTTGGCACCCGGTTGGTTCGCGGGCTACGTCGAACTCAAACACCGGCCGGTCAACGTCGGCGACATCCAGCGACTCAACAACATCATCGGCGACACCGAACGGCCACTCGAGGACGCTCTCTCGGAGATGTTCGACGTGCCCCTGTTCCGACTCATCATGATCGTCGCGTTGACCAACATCGGGAGCATGATCGCGACGTTGCTGTTCCCCGTCGCCGTCTTGCCGTGGCTGGCACCCGAAATCGGCGGCGTCGACGCGCTGATGGGCGAACTACTCAACGGCGCAGAGAACACACTCGAGTTGCTTCGGAACCTGTTGACGTGA
- a CDS encoding zinc metalloprotease gives MDTNTPTRTRREPELTFSSKELFDLALAWVTLSVAFALFIEPVHSGEADIQHFVLMVGLSFITVGVAFLLHELAHKIVAIEHGQIAEFRADYQMLFLAIMIALLGFLFAAPGAVYHRGQITKRENAMVALAGPVTNHLLALMFLPLLIFPDPLRTIGAMGVTINLFLAAFNMIPFGPLDGKSVWNWNKGVCLLVFIPSLTLALLALVEIGLFG, from the coding sequence ATGGATACGAACACCCCCACTCGAACTCGTCGCGAACCGGAGTTGACCTTCTCCAGCAAGGAGTTGTTCGACCTCGCACTCGCCTGGGTCACGCTCTCGGTCGCATTTGCACTATTTATTGAGCCAGTTCATAGTGGAGAAGCAGACATTCAACATTTTGTTCTAATGGTTGGATTGAGTTTTATTACAGTTGGTGTTGCCTTCTTGTTACACGAACTCGCACACAAAATTGTCGCAATAGAACATGGTCAAATAGCAGAATTCCGCGCGGATTATCAAATGCTATTTCTAGCAATTATGATTGCCTTGCTCGGTTTCCTCTTTGCTGCACCCGGTGCGGTTTATCACCGTGGACAGATTACGAAACGCGAAAATGCGATGGTAGCACTCGCAGGCCCGGTCACTAATCACTTGCTTGCGTTAATGTTCCTCCCACTCTTAATCTTCCCAGATCCGCTTCGGACGATTGGTGCAATGGGTGTAACAATCAATCTCTTTCTCGCCGCTTTCAACATGATCCCATTCGGCCCACTCGATGGAAAGTCGGTCTGGAATTGGAATAAAGGAGTCTGCTTACTCGTCTTTATTCCGAGTTTGACATTGGCACTGCTTGCTCTCGTCGAGATAGGTTTGTTCGGTTAA
- the purM gene encoding phosphoribosylformylglycinamidine cyclo-ligase, producing MTDPADDESEEDRLTYAETGVDIDASEDATAALLEAFGSDLMTEYAGLLDIGDRYLALATDGVGTKLLVAEAIADFSTIGIDCIAMNVNDLVAAGVEPVAFVDYLAIDEPDDVLTNEIGEGLAVGLEESGMTLLGGETAVMPEVVSGFDLAGTCVGLAAKDDVLEGEAEVGDVLVGFASDGIHSNGLTLAREAVTREHEYTDPFPHAGDGRSIGEELLRPTRIYTDLLEAMHAHDVRAAAHITGGGWTNLLRMGERKYVVDDPFPAQPIFEFVQQEGNVSDEEMHRTFNMGTGFVVAVPEDRAEDIVAETDGRIIGRVESGSEVEIRGLSLE from the coding sequence ATGACCGATCCAGCGGACGACGAGAGCGAGGAGGACCGGCTTACGTACGCCGAGACGGGCGTCGACATCGACGCCAGCGAGGACGCGACGGCGGCCTTGCTCGAGGCCTTCGGCAGCGATCTGATGACCGAGTACGCGGGCCTACTCGACATCGGGGACCGATACCTCGCGCTGGCGACCGACGGCGTCGGCACGAAACTCCTCGTCGCCGAAGCGATTGCGGACTTCTCGACGATCGGAATCGACTGCATCGCGATGAACGTCAACGACCTCGTGGCCGCGGGCGTCGAACCCGTTGCCTTCGTCGACTACCTCGCGATCGACGAACCCGACGACGTCCTGACGAACGAGATTGGCGAGGGACTCGCAGTGGGGCTCGAGGAGTCGGGCATGACCCTGCTCGGCGGAGAGACGGCCGTCATGCCCGAAGTCGTCTCCGGATTCGATCTCGCGGGGACCTGCGTCGGCCTCGCCGCGAAAGACGACGTGCTCGAGGGCGAGGCCGAGGTCGGCGACGTTCTCGTCGGTTTCGCCTCGGACGGCATCCACTCGAACGGCCTGACCCTCGCTCGCGAGGCCGTCACCCGGGAGCACGAGTACACCGATCCGTTTCCCCACGCCGGCGACGGTCGTTCGATCGGCGAGGAACTTCTCCGCCCGACGCGGATCTACACGGACCTGCTCGAGGCGATGCACGCTCACGACGTTCGCGCAGCGGCCCACATCACGGGTGGTGGCTGGACCAACCTGCTTCGGATGGGCGAGCGAAAGTACGTCGTCGACGATCCGTTCCCGGCCCAGCCGATCTTCGAGTTCGTCCAGCAGGAAGGCAACGTGAGCGACGAGGAGATGCACCGCACGTTTAACATGGGAACTGGCTTCGTCGTCGCCGTCCCCGAAGACCGTGCTGAGGACATAGTCGCCGAAACCGACGGTCGCATCATCGGTCGCGTCGAATCGGGTTCAGAAGTCGAGATTCGCGGCCTCTCGCTCGAGTAG
- a CDS encoding macro domain-containing protein, with amino-acid sequence MEYEIVQGDIAAQSADALVNAAGTSLEMGSGVAGALRAEAGDELDREATAKGPVDLGGVAVTDAYDLEADYVIHAAAMPHYGDGRATEASIRDATQNTLETADDLECESLVLPALGCGVAGFDLEEGAKIIGETIGSYAPETLEDVRLIAYSHEEYETIRGATGETGSTA; translated from the coding sequence ATGGAGTACGAGATCGTTCAGGGTGATATCGCCGCACAGTCAGCCGACGCGCTCGTCAACGCCGCTGGCACCAGCCTCGAGATGGGGTCGGGTGTCGCTGGTGCGCTTCGCGCCGAAGCGGGCGACGAACTCGATCGAGAAGCCACTGCGAAGGGGCCGGTAGACCTCGGTGGGGTTGCAGTGACCGACGCCTACGACCTCGAGGCCGACTACGTAATTCACGCCGCGGCGATGCCCCACTACGGCGACGGACGAGCGACGGAGGCGAGCATCCGCGACGCGACGCAAAATACCTTGGAAACCGCGGACGACCTCGAGTGTGAGTCGCTCGTCTTGCCCGCACTCGGCTGTGGCGTCGCCGGATTCGACCTCGAAGAGGGCGCGAAGATCATCGGCGAAACGATCGGTTCCTACGCGCCGGAGACGCTCGAGGACGTTCGGCTCATCGCCTACAGTCACGAGGAGTACGAGACGATTCGAGGGGCGACGGGCGAGACGGGGTCGACAGCGTAA
- the dpsA gene encoding DNA starvation/stationary phase protection protein DpsA, whose amino-acid sequence MSTQKTVRQRADAVEENELRLEQEKAEQIVEALNTELANSYVLYHQLKKHHWVVEGAEFLPLHEFLEEAYEHVEEGADVIAERTQALGGVPVSGPTNQEQRATVEFEGEDVYDVRTMFQNDLEMYGDIIESMRDSIELAENLGDYATAEILREILVTLEDDGHHFEHYLEDDTLVLEEATK is encoded by the coding sequence ATGAGCACCCAAAAGACCGTCCGCCAACGTGCAGACGCCGTCGAGGAGAACGAACTCCGTCTCGAGCAAGAAAAGGCCGAGCAGATCGTCGAGGCGCTCAACACGGAGCTCGCGAACTCCTACGTGTTGTACCACCAGCTCAAAAAGCACCACTGGGTCGTCGAGGGTGCCGAGTTCCTCCCGCTCCACGAGTTCCTCGAGGAGGCCTACGAACACGTCGAGGAGGGCGCTGACGTCATCGCCGAGCGCACACAGGCCCTCGGTGGCGTCCCGGTCTCCGGCCCGACGAACCAAGAACAGCGAGCGACCGTCGAGTTCGAGGGCGAGGACGTCTACGACGTCCGAACGATGTTCCAGAACGACCTCGAGATGTACGGCGACATCATCGAGTCGATGCGCGACAGCATCGAACTCGCGGAGAACCTCGGCGACTACGCCACCGCCGAGATTCTGCGTGAGATTCTCGTGACGCTCGAAGACGACGGCCACCACTTCGAACACTACCTCGAGGACGACACCCTCGTCCTCGAAGAAGCGACGAAGTAA
- a CDS encoding aldehyde dehydrogenase family protein produces MATRIAQRREQSYVAGEWLESENTISVSDLADGGTFAQVAAADRAVAEAALEAAHEIKPELRETTVVERAQWCEEIAAGIREREEELTEVIVREAGKPISSARGEVEQAATRFDRAAEEARNIVSKGEYREGSTEGHEGWQAIVKHEPIGSVLCITPYNYPLATTALQVAPALAAGNSVVLKPASKTPISAAILAAVIADVDGIPDGAFNFVPGEASEIGDVLAGDDRINAIAMTGSSSAGNHIARESGMVNLHMELGGNAPAIVFEDADLADVAGSCAKGSFKYAGQRCSAISRVIAHESIHDDLADLIEGQMDAWQAGDLFDEDTAFGPLISEEQADWVETLVDDAVEKGADLIRGGSRRAPEGVPEELGEQFFEPTLLANVPHDARIVDEEQFGPVAAITTFEDEDEALEIANGSDLALDASVFTSDHSRAMSVADRVDAGAVRINGPPSHGLGDIPFGGNKDSGIGREGLDASIHEMMRKKSIVL; encoded by the coding sequence ATGGCAACGAGAATCGCACAGCGACGAGAGCAGAGTTACGTCGCCGGAGAGTGGCTCGAGTCCGAAAACACCATTTCGGTTTCGGATCTCGCCGATGGCGGCACCTTCGCGCAGGTCGCCGCTGCCGACCGAGCCGTTGCCGAGGCGGCACTCGAGGCAGCCCACGAAATCAAGCCCGAGCTTCGAGAGACGACGGTCGTCGAACGCGCCCAGTGGTGCGAGGAAATCGCCGCTGGCATTCGTGAGCGCGAGGAGGAACTGACGGAGGTCATCGTCCGCGAAGCTGGGAAGCCGATTTCCTCTGCTCGCGGCGAGGTCGAGCAGGCCGCAACTCGGTTCGATCGAGCCGCGGAAGAGGCCCGCAATATCGTCAGCAAGGGCGAGTATCGCGAGGGCTCGACCGAGGGCCACGAGGGCTGGCAGGCCATCGTGAAACACGAACCGATCGGCTCGGTGTTGTGCATCACGCCCTACAACTACCCGCTGGCGACGACGGCGCTCCAGGTCGCACCCGCGCTCGCGGCCGGCAACAGCGTCGTCCTCAAACCGGCGAGCAAGACGCCTATCTCCGCGGCGATCCTCGCGGCCGTGATCGCCGACGTCGACGGCATTCCAGACGGTGCGTTCAACTTCGTCCCCGGCGAGGCCAGCGAAATCGGTGACGTACTCGCGGGCGACGACCGCATCAACGCAATTGCCATGACCGGCTCCTCGAGCGCCGGGAACCACATCGCCCGCGAGAGCGGGATGGTCAACCTCCACATGGAACTCGGGGGTAACGCGCCGGCTATCGTCTTCGAGGACGCGGACCTCGCGGACGTCGCAGGAAGCTGCGCTAAAGGATCGTTCAAGTACGCCGGCCAGCGCTGCTCGGCTATCTCGCGCGTGATCGCCCACGAGTCGATCCACGACGACCTCGCTGATCTCATCGAGGGCCAGATGGACGCCTGGCAGGCGGGTGACCTCTTCGACGAGGACACGGCTTTCGGCCCCCTCATCAGCGAGGAACAAGCCGACTGGGTCGAAACACTGGTCGACGACGCCGTCGAGAAGGGGGCGGATCTGATTCGCGGCGGCAGCCGTCGCGCTCCCGAGGGCGTGCCGGAGGAACTCGGCGAGCAGTTCTTCGAGCCGACGCTGCTCGCGAACGTTCCCCACGACGCCAGAATCGTCGACGAAGAGCAGTTCGGTCCCGTCGCAGCGATCACCACGTTCGAAGACGAGGACGAGGCGCTCGAGATCGCGAACGGCTCCGACCTCGCACTGGACGCGTCCGTCTTCACGAGCGACCACTCGAGAGCGATGTCCGTTGCAGATCGAGTGGATGCGGGTGCCGTTCGCATCAACGGCCCACCGAGCCACGGACTCGGCGACATTCCCTTCGGCGGGAACAAGGACTCGGGCATCGGCCGGGAGGGCCTCGACGCCTCGATCCACGAGATGATGCGAAAGAAGAGTATCGTCCTCTAA
- a CDS encoding YhjD/YihY/BrkB family envelope integrity protein, whose amino-acid sequence MSSDLRDGLNFAKTVVEGIQEKNVPFMAAGIAYQAFISLIPLLVLVFFFVTLAGDEQFAAQVTETTEGALPESGQLLIEESLEDSPATAGSTVIGVVVLLWGSLKIFRGLDTAFSEIYDSTAESSFLDQIRDALLVFGAIGGALIAATAAGIVFAFLPDIPGLGLLQSLLLVVVLTGAFYPMYYYFPDVDVTKREVIPGVLVAAVGWMALQSLFRVYVAFAAESEGAGAVGAILLLLTWLYFGGLILLSGAVVNAIGTGYLEPGSDETEQGADDSREPLEGSIAATGRAPLGAETASEYEYDHLRDRANALERERNQLRLDRDAQRKRRYRLEDRVRALESTNRELEATNDRLQRALEERERDETRSGWQRALRTVTRHVRTINVGSVDRGRE is encoded by the coding sequence ATGTCGAGCGATCTTCGTGACGGTCTCAATTTCGCCAAAACGGTCGTCGAGGGTATTCAAGAGAAGAACGTTCCGTTCATGGCTGCAGGTATCGCTTACCAGGCGTTCATCTCACTCATTCCGTTGCTCGTGCTCGTTTTCTTCTTCGTCACGCTCGCCGGAGACGAACAGTTCGCGGCGCAGGTCACCGAGACGACGGAGGGAGCACTCCCCGAAAGCGGCCAGTTGCTCATCGAAGAGTCGCTCGAGGACTCGCCAGCCACCGCGGGATCGACCGTCATCGGCGTGGTCGTCCTCCTATGGGGGTCGCTGAAGATATTCAGGGGGCTCGATACGGCGTTTTCGGAGATTTACGACTCGACCGCGGAGAGTTCGTTCCTCGACCAGATCCGTGATGCGCTGTTGGTCTTCGGTGCGATCGGTGGCGCGCTCATCGCCGCAACCGCCGCCGGAATCGTGTTCGCGTTCCTGCCCGATATTCCCGGACTTGGACTCTTGCAGTCGCTGTTGCTCGTCGTCGTCCTTACGGGCGCGTTCTACCCGATGTACTACTACTTCCCGGACGTCGACGTGACCAAGCGTGAAGTGATCCCCGGCGTGCTGGTCGCAGCCGTCGGCTGGATGGCCCTCCAATCGCTCTTTCGCGTGTACGTCGCCTTCGCCGCCGAGTCGGAGGGAGCGGGAGCAGTCGGTGCAATTTTACTGTTGCTGACGTGGCTGTACTTCGGCGGCCTGATCTTGCTCTCCGGAGCCGTCGTCAACGCGATCGGAACGGGCTACCTCGAGCCGGGGAGCGACGAAACCGAACAGGGTGCGGACGACTCGAGGGAGCCACTCGAGGGCTCGATCGCAGCGACGGGAAGAGCGCCACTCGGAGCCGAGACGGCGAGTGAGTACGAGTACGACCACCTTCGCGATCGTGCGAACGCGCTCGAGCGCGAGCGAAACCAACTCCGACTCGATCGGGACGCCCAGCGAAAACGACGATACCGTCTCGAGGATCGCGTGCGAGCGCTCGAATCCACGAACCGGGAGCTCGAAGCGACCAACGACCGTCTGCAACGAGCGCTCGAGGAACGCGAGCGGGACGAAACGCGCTCCGGTTGGCAACGCGCGCTTCGGACGGTGACTCGACACGTGCGGACGATCAACGTCGGGTCGGTCGATCGTGGCCGCGAGTGA
- a CDS encoding metal ABC transporter solute-binding protein, Zn/Mn family — translation MERTRRSVLQAGAGALALGTLAGCLSDPVSGEADGGYASFFALWDMASEIGGDELEFENAVPTGDMGHGYEPSSDLQRDIADSDVFVYFETDEFGWVEEYVVDFERDYDHLTLIDAMDGLEDQFLEMDSDTAADQEPDNFDDDPESVSVVGFELFERRSGEELAWWHNDHWHGGLPDVAVGETLEVEAVVEDSEGRILPIGSNELFQLEATTADDSEGETVEIDSQGDHVIFSGLEEDMSRVVFELVADDEVVFDTSNDNARLEVVDEVEDSDVPEMYDPHVWVDPVLVRDIVGTIRDGLIEADPDNEDVYEENAAAYIDRIDDVHEQLQGLFEDADRDIAVLAGHDAFQYLEARYDIELHTPVGISPDDNVSPNDISDTIEIIEENDIDTILYDPFDDMSNVIDEALAETDAEDTARLSPLEGTTEEWEDDGYGWVEQMEEVNIPALQAAFGAD, via the coding sequence ATGGAACGCACACGTCGATCGGTGCTCCAGGCAGGGGCTGGCGCACTCGCACTCGGCACGCTCGCCGGCTGTCTCAGCGATCCCGTAAGCGGCGAGGCCGACGGTGGGTACGCCTCGTTTTTCGCCCTCTGGGACATGGCATCCGAAATCGGCGGCGACGAACTCGAGTTCGAAAACGCCGTTCCCACGGGGGATATGGGTCACGGGTACGAGCCCTCGAGCGATCTGCAACGCGATATCGCCGATTCGGACGTCTTCGTCTACTTCGAGACCGACGAGTTCGGCTGGGTCGAAGAGTACGTCGTCGACTTCGAACGGGACTACGACCACCTGACCCTGATCGACGCCATGGACGGACTCGAAGATCAGTTCCTCGAGATGGACAGCGACACGGCAGCCGATCAGGAACCCGACAACTTCGACGACGACCCCGAATCGGTTTCGGTGGTCGGATTCGAGCTATTCGAGCGCCGGAGCGGGGAGGAACTCGCGTGGTGGCACAACGACCACTGGCACGGCGGCCTCCCCGACGTCGCCGTCGGCGAGACGCTCGAGGTCGAAGCCGTCGTCGAGGACAGCGAGGGTCGAATCCTCCCCATCGGTTCGAACGAACTCTTCCAACTCGAGGCGACGACCGCCGACGACAGCGAGGGCGAGACCGTCGAAATCGACTCCCAAGGAGATCACGTTATCTTCAGCGGTCTCGAGGAAGACATGTCGCGGGTCGTCTTCGAACTCGTCGCGGACGACGAGGTCGTCTTCGACACGAGCAACGACAACGCGCGACTCGAGGTCGTCGACGAGGTCGAAGATAGCGACGTTCCGGAGATGTACGACCCTCACGTCTGGGTCGATCCGGTTCTGGTCCGTGACATCGTCGGGACGATCAGAGACGGCCTCATCGAGGCCGACCCCGACAACGAAGACGTTTACGAGGAAAACGCCGCAGCGTACATCGACCGGATCGACGACGTTCACGAACAGCTTCAGGGTCTCTTCGAAGATGCTGACCGGGACATCGCCGTCCTCGCCGGCCACGACGCCTTCCAGTACCTCGAGGCTCGCTACGATATCGAGTTGCACACGCCGGTCGGCATCTCACCCGACGACAACGTCTCTCCCAACGATATCAGCGATACGATCGAGATCATCGAAGAGAACGACATCGACACGATCCTCTACGATCCGTTCGACGACATGAGCAACGTCATCGACGAGGCGCTCGCCGAGACCGACGCCGAGGATACCGCGCGGCTCTCGCCACTCGAAGGCACGACCGAGGAGTGGGAAGACGACGGATACGGCTGGGTCGAGCAGATGGAGGAAGTCAACATTCCGGCGCTTCAGGCCGCATTCGGTGCCGACTGA
- a CDS encoding metal ABC transporter ATP-binding protein — MSAVVDIQNVSFAYGESVAVRDVSLTIDEGDFLGLIGPNGSGKTTLLHLMLGLHSPDSGSIELFGDPVDEFEAGERIGYVSQQATSRGGTMPVTVREAVTMGRFAHAGFGRLSDADEKIVDDALETVDISDLETRRVNQLSGGQRQRAYIARALASEADLLALDEPTVGVDAESRDEFYQLLDSLNDSGITIVLIEHDIGVVTDRADHIACINQELYHHGDTESFVESDALAAAYGSTGQVVHHHH; from the coding sequence GTGAGTGCAGTCGTCGATATCCAGAACGTGTCGTTCGCGTACGGCGAGAGCGTCGCCGTTCGGGACGTCTCGTTGACGATCGACGAAGGCGACTTTTTGGGACTCATCGGCCCGAACGGCTCCGGGAAGACGACGCTACTTCACCTGATGTTGGGTCTGCACAGCCCAGATAGCGGTTCGATCGAACTCTTCGGCGACCCGGTCGACGAGTTCGAAGCCGGCGAGCGAATCGGCTACGTCTCCCAACAGGCGACCAGTCGCGGCGGAACGATGCCCGTCACCGTCCGCGAAGCCGTGACGATGGGTCGATTCGCCCACGCCGGCTTCGGTCGACTTTCCGACGCCGACGAAAAAATCGTCGACGACGCACTCGAGACGGTCGACATCTCCGACCTCGAGACTCGACGCGTCAACCAGCTCTCGGGCGGCCAACGCCAGCGAGCCTACATCGCCCGGGCGCTCGCCTCCGAGGCGGATCTGCTCGCACTGGACGAACCGACCGTCGGCGTCGACGCCGAGTCTCGAGACGAGTTCTACCAACTGCTCGATTCGCTCAACGACTCGGGAATTACGATCGTCCTGATCGAACACGATATCGGCGTCGTCACGGACCGTGCGGATCATATCGCCTGTATCAATCAGGAACTGTACCACCACGGAGACACGGAATCGTTCGTCGAAAGTGACGCCTTAGCAGCGGCCTACGGCTCGACCGGGCAGGTCGTTCATCACCACCATTGA